The segment ttttggacaCAAATCTACTATGGCACTCCatagacaatttttttttgttacaactATTTCTAATCTATATTACTTAGGGCTGGCAAAATTATCAAATTGTCACTAATGGAAGTTCAATCTTAACCATAGAATAATTTTCTCCCATTTTCAATCACATTtacacaatttttattttctcatatTCTCTCTTTTGGGTGGATCAAAAACCTCCTCCTTAACCTTTTGGATCTCATGACTTTGTCGACCAATGACAAGAACTGAgcaaatataaatttgataagAGAACTGACCAGTATGTAAGACACACCGACAAAGAACACAAGGAGATGTTGTTTGATTCAGAAGAATGGGTGTGGTTACACTTGAGACAAGAAAGTTTCCCAACCCGAAGGAGTTCCACACTCACAGAAACAAGAGATAGTCCATTCAAGATTGTTGAGAAGATCAACAATAATGGATACTGATTGAACTACAATGTGAGTTCTTTTGAATTTCCCTCGTCCTTGTTTCATCGCTATAGCTTCTTGCAGGTATTTGGGGTTCTGTTGGACTTGTTTAGCGGCTTTTGGTTTCCGTCCTGTGCCCGACTTTTTGTTTTCCGGTCTTTGTCAATGGGCTTCTCCGGTCTTCTGGTCGATCCGGTTTCTGGCATATAAAAGTTTGTACATGTAGTTCAAGATCGTTTTCTGATTTGTGTTCCTAAATTcttcttctatatttttttttgcgtgTAATGGCGGTGAAGATTACACAGCTCGACGATCATCGAAAGTTAGCTATTTCAAAAACGACATAGAGATTTTCGGAGGCATTCGAAGCAACAAGGTGAATCTCACGTCTCCGTGATCATCGTGAAAGGTTGAGAACTATTTATGATTCTTAGGAATATAGAAAATGGATTGGCGGAACGTGCCAGATTTAATGGATGGAAGAAACTAGTCTTAATGATTtatagttttggaaatttttgtTCAAATCGAACTTGTAATCCGATCATTTATTCCAGTTATccaatttgatttttaatataatttttcttattagaaaaaaaaagttaaatacatgtataaatttttattactcATATACAAAACAAGTCAATTATCAAATATTGCTAAAATATCaagtatgcttatgctcatccCTATGTTTTAGGCAgttcttttattaaaattttatcatgaaataatagaaaataatatttttgaggGGGTTATACTTATTCCAAAATATACATGTACCCGAAGTTAATTATGATAAAGATTGAAAGCTATAGTTGATATTTAAGAAAACTTGGTTCGTTTCGACAAAGGAAAAGAGAATCACTTTGCGCGTCTCCTGACCAAAAGATATCTTTTTCAACTCCAATCGAAGGTTCTTCTGCTGATTGGAAATTCAGCTTTAAATTTTTCCGTGCAAAGTTTTGAGAATCTTCTTGCGATCATGATGAATTCCATCTTCGGAAAGCGAAAAACTCCCGCAGGTTCTTTGCAAATCTCAGATCCcagttaaaaaaattgaattgtaCTTTTGTGACTTAGGGATTGCATCAAAGCTTTCGATCGCAGTTGTTTGATCTCTACTCTTTATGACATCTTCTCCTAATTTGGTTTTTTGGTTTTCAGAACTACTGCGGGAAAACAAGAGGATGCTCGATAAGTCGATCAGGGACATTGAGAGGGAGAGACAAGGTCTTCAGACACAAGAGAAGAAACTTATTACCGAGATTAAAAAGACCGCAAAGCAGGGCCAGATGGTTTGTTTCTGTCTCTCTTATAATTAACCTATCTTGTCTGCAATTCAAAATTTATGCTTAAGAATttgtttagaaatttatttgCTAGAAGAAACTAATagagtatataaatttatgctATAGACAGGTACATGAGAATTATGTGAAGTGTTTGCTTGGCTTATgctctattttttcttaatgaGCTTATTATACGTTTGATTGAATATATTGTGTTAGTCAATTTGACATCTTCTGTAAATTTTACTGTATTTGATTTTTGGTACACACTCAGGGAGCTGTGAAAGTGATGGCAAAGGACCTTATCAGAACACGACACCAGATTGAGAAGTTTTACAAGCTTAAATCCCAGCTCCAAGGTGTTTCTCTCAGGATCCAGGTATGCTTTGCTTCTTTCTTGCATCTATACTTATTCTTCtacaaggtaaaaaaaaaagactaatgTTTTGTGTTACTTCAGACTCTCAAATCAACACAAGCAATGGGAGAGGCAATGAAAGGTGTGACTAAAGCAATGGGGCAAATGAACAGGCAGATGAATCTGCCTTCTCTGCAGAAAATCATGCAAGAGTTTGAGAGGCAAAACGAGAAAATGGAGATGACCTCTGAGGTGATGGGAGATGCTATTGATGATGCCTTGGAAGgagatgaggaagaggaagagactGAAGATCTTGTTAGCCAAGTCCTTGACGAGATCGGTATCGATATCAACCAAGAGGTAGTATCACATTCTTCTTTTCAGATATCCAATTGAATGCAGACCGATTAAGAACCAAAACTGGCTGCTTCCACTTAACATCAGTTACTATTTGTGAAAAACCAAAATGAAACCTATATTGCAAATGCTTTAACTTGATTGAACTGGTCTGCTTGTGTTTCAGCTGGTGAATGCTCCATCTGGTGCGGTGGCAGCACCAGCAGGAAAGAACAAGGTGGTGCAAGCTGAGGCGGCAGGAGCTGAGGACGGTGGGGGAATAGATAGTGATCTTCAGGCAAGGTTGGACAACCTTCGAAAAATGTGAGGCCTTCCCGGATTCTGTATAATATTGTTGACTTGTTACCCGATTATTGCTTTCAAACTCCAAAGGAATATATGTGGCAAACTAGAGACATGGTTACGGTTTGAGGGTGGgtttgtaataatttcataatttgagCCCTGAATTTATAAATCTCATTGTTGTCCATTCTTTACTTTTGTACTTTACTTTTGCCCTGTATAGTGTGCAGTGAAAACTTCATAAATTAAGGcttgataaattaaataaatttcatagataaataaaaatcataaattaattaatttcacCAGTAGTTTCAGTTAGGATcggtataaaataaatatatcagataaaataataagataacaatttttttcaaaaacatcttATGTAAATATACATTCCTGATGTAAacacaaattaataatttatatataaaatttaatataaataaaagctatattgaataatttgttttttaatgaaagtttttcttttatttttacacacttttgaatattttgatataattttatcacTGTATGTCTAAAAAAGCAACACTTACATTGATTACTTTTTATACACCAAATACAAACCAAATAATCGAAtaagaataatataaaaattgtatctAAACAATTAatcaatacaaaaataaatattataaaatcaaatatatatttatttttacatgaaaacctaaaatctatttttttttgtaaatcaatctctataaattagtaaaattttataagcttcagattattatttagttttactaaagatatttatcaaaatgattcaaaattgaattaaataattaattaaatacaaaattaaattaaaaattaaattatcttCATTCgttaatagtaaaataaataaattatccaCGATCCATGACATCATCTAGaagaatcaaaatattatttagaaagataataaattattagtttcaACTAAATTATCTCTGACAACTTTAACCGGAAACTATTTTGACGAGGAGCCTATTCACGTGGTAATagattatttcaaatttaatagcTATATAGTTAattgataaattaaatttaaaataaattttgataatttattaagagtattaataatttaatgactttaattttattgcaaggtttcaaagtttaaaataaatctaatatttttattcactaaaatataaacgatttaattgttttaacttttaacttgaatttttttaaaaataatttacttcacaaataatatgtatatatattatataatatatgtgaaatattaaaaacgaaaaacCCACCATTTAAATAATAGGACAAATTACCATAagaattcaaaatattaaattatgaatcgaatatttaattcaaatttaaaaataataatataaaaatgtgtAGTTATTTTCTACTAATCGTTCTCCCCCAACAGATTGGCACTGCAAAATTGACTCAGAACGAGAAACTCAAATCTAGGGTTGGCTTCTCGGCGGCGTGCAATGGCGAGTGTGTACATACCGGTTCAGAATTCAGAAGAAGAAGTGAGGGTTGTTCTCGATCAGCTCCCTCGTGACGCCTCCGATATCCTCGATATCCTCAAAGCCGAACAAGCTCCTCTCGATCTCTGGCTCATCATCGCGGTTTGTTCTCTCTTAACTCCAATTGGATTATCGAGCTTCGTTCAGATTGATTACTTCAAAATTTGATGCTAGTTTCTCCTCTAGGAGCCTGATTGTACCACTTATTGTTTATCTTAACTCAGTTTTAATTTCTTCTGATTTTGGCTTAACTTTTCGTGTGGCGAAGAGAGAGTACTTCAAGCAAGGAAAAATTGATCAGTTCCGTCAAATATTGGAGGAAGGGTCAAGCTCTGGTACGAACATACAGCTGCAATCATTCAGAATTGTTTAGAGAATGATTTTTAACTGAGAATACTCATTTTCCTCTTGATAAGATATTGACGAGTACTATGCTGATGTTAAGTACGAGAGGATAGCAATCTTGAACGCTCTCGGTGCCTATTACAGCTACCTTGGTAAAACCGAGActaaacacaaagaaaaagaagatttttttaTCATGGCTACACAGTACTACAACAAAGCGTCCAGGATCGATATGCATGAACCTACCACTTGGGTTGGGAAAGGTAATCACTAATTCACTATCACATTCTTTACAAGGCAGTCCCTGTACCAATTCTTGTTTTCCGTTTATCCATGTTTAATGTCTTCAAATTACAAGATCCTGAAATGTAAAATGTCTGTTTACAGGTCAGCTCTTACTGGCTAAGGGTGAAATAGATAATGCATTTCAGGCGTTTACGATTGGGTTAGGCAATTCTGATAACGTTCCTGCTCTTCTGGGCCAGGTATTAACCAataatgattttctttttctgctACGTAGCTAATGATCTGTAGGTTTTTGGATTCTATAGATATATCATCTTCTCACTTTTGGTCAAAGGAAAGGCatcaacttttctttttttttcttggagcATGACTTTGGTTGCTTGAGAAagctttaaattaaaattttgggtaCAGATATGTATGTTTAGTAAATTaaagtcttcttttttttcttgaagcacatatatatatatatatatatatatatatatatatttttaggaaATGAATATTCTGAGTTAGCTGGTATATATCAGAATTCCGGGTCTTGTACTCTTACCATCCTAGGTCTTACAGTGTATTAGCTTATTCTCTACTACTTCGCATATTAATAACTTGCGCTGCACATATACAGGCTTCTGTGGAATTTTACCGTGGACGTTTTTCTGAGTCATTGCAACTGTACAAGGTATGCTTTTTTATTATCAACTAATATATATCTGTTTGCAAGTTTTGAATTTATAGTTGATATGGTGCAGTCTATATTTGGAACAGATTAATAATCTTTTCATTTATTCATTGACTGTCTTAAGAGGGTCTTGCAAGTACATCCCGGCTGTCCTGCTGCTGTGAGACTGGGAATTGGTCTTTGTCGTTATAAATTGGGACAACTAGATAAAGCACGGCAAGCGTTTGATCGCGTTTTGCAGGCAAGTATGACTGGGATGTATATCTCACTTTCTTATGACAGAGCCTACTGAAAGCTTCAATAAAGAGTGCTgtttaacatattatatatctacAGCTAGATCCTGATAATGTTGAAGCTCTTGTGGCACTTGGGATCATGGATTTACAAGCAAATGATTGTAAGTATAACTCAGAACCAAATCTTCTGATAGTACTTACTGAAGAGATTATTTTGACTAAACTTCTTTTTGGCTTTTACTGATGACATTTCATGTGTATAGCTTTAGGAATGAGGAGAGGAATGGAGAGAATGCAGCAAGCGTTTGAGATTTATCCCTATTGCGCATCAGCCCTGAATTATTTAGCCAACCACTTTTTTTTCACCGGCCAGCACTTTCTCGTTGAGCAGCTGACTGAAACGGCGCTAGCTGTCTCAACTCATGGGCCAACAAAGTCACATTCCTTTTACAATTTAGCACGGTCATATCATAGCAAGGTTTGACATCTTTTTTATCATATTGCGTACCTTGTCTTGAAGATAAGTTTAGCCAGGAACTTTGTGGTCTATCTAGTATACGTTAGGGTGAAAAAGCTCTGAACTTGCCAGTGTTAAGGAAAGAGAGGAAGATAATGAGACCAGCTTGcttatagattttatttgagtatttgttttctttcttaagCGTTTCTTTCTCCTATGGGCAGTTATAGAAGAAtacatcattttttgtttcctttgtttaaTCTCCCTTTCTGATATTCGGTGATGTTCTTCTCCTAGGGGGACTATGAAAAGGCTGGGATGTACTATATGGCAGCCATCAAAGAAACTAACAATAAGCCACAAGAATTTGTATTTCCCTACTTTGGTAAGTTCCTTGTCTCATGTCCTACTGAATTCCCTTCATTCTTTGGACTTTACCATCTGAGTCGTTAGCAATGATGATGGTAtcatttgtatttgtttttgcTGACGTTGTCAGGTTTGGGTCAAGTACAACTGAAGTTGGGGGAGCTTAAAGGATCAGTGTCCAACTTTGAGAAAGTATTAGAAGTCTACCCTGACAACTGCGAGACTCTGAAGGTCATGCTTT is part of the Raphanus sativus cultivar WK10039 chromosome 5, ASM80110v3, whole genome shotgun sequence genome and harbors:
- the LOC108805172 gene encoding vacuolar protein sorting-associated protein 2 homolog 1, which codes for MMNSIFGKRKTPAELLRENKRMLDKSIRDIERERQGLQTQEKKLITEIKKTAKQGQMGAVKVMAKDLIRTRHQIEKFYKLKSQLQGVSLRIQTLKSTQAMGEAMKGVTKAMGQMNRQMNLPSLQKIMQEFERQNEKMEMTSEVMGDAIDDALEGDEEEEETEDLVSQVLDEIGIDINQELVNAPSGAVAAPAGKNKVVQAEAAGAEDGGGIDSDLQARLDNLRKM